From the Spiribacter sp. 2438 genome, one window contains:
- a CDS encoding NAD(P)/FAD-dependent oxidoreductase: MRIAIIGAGIAGLAAARELQAADMPVTVYDKARGPGGRFGSKRTPHGPMDLGAQYFTARDPAFREAVSEWQSAGVIAPWSVTPMVLPERQPARPEIRLVAVPRMSALARHMAEGLYLETGVQISEITRELGGWVLRERHGKTLGEFDAVIVTAPAPQAQSLLAEPTPMLATAAGTARMQPCWSVGLVLETPLDIDVDAGFPSSGPLRWIARAGSRPQRPHSPEIWTLHATPAWSEANIEWSPEAAGEFLAEAFSELIRRSPSVKERIAHRWRFAQARNPLGDSAGFIESDDILCAGDWVADGRVEGAWHSGRAAARQLVTRAGKHSTVF; this comes from the coding sequence ATGCGCATCGCCATCATCGGAGCGGGAATTGCCGGTCTGGCCGCCGCGCGCGAGCTACAAGCGGCGGACATGCCGGTGACCGTGTACGACAAGGCCCGTGGCCCCGGTGGGCGGTTCGGGAGCAAGCGCACTCCCCACGGCCCGATGGACCTTGGCGCGCAGTACTTCACCGCGCGGGATCCGGCTTTCCGCGAGGCCGTCAGCGAGTGGCAATCCGCCGGAGTCATCGCGCCCTGGTCTGTGACGCCCATGGTCCTGCCAGAGCGGCAGCCGGCCCGCCCGGAAATCCGCCTGGTGGCAGTGCCGCGGATGTCCGCTCTGGCGCGTCATATGGCAGAGGGGCTTTACCTCGAAACCGGTGTGCAGATCAGTGAAATCACCCGGGAGCTGGGCGGTTGGGTTCTGCGGGAGCGCCATGGCAAAACCCTGGGCGAGTTCGACGCGGTTATCGTCACGGCGCCGGCTCCACAGGCCCAGTCATTGCTGGCCGAGCCCACGCCAATGCTGGCCACCGCGGCGGGCACTGCCCGCATGCAGCCCTGCTGGTCCGTGGGGTTGGTGCTGGAGACCCCGCTGGACATTGATGTCGACGCCGGTTTCCCCAGCAGCGGGCCGCTTCGATGGATAGCACGGGCGGGGTCGCGGCCGCAGCGGCCTCATAGCCCCGAGATCTGGACCCTGCATGCGACCCCTGCCTGGAGTGAAGCCAACATCGAATGGTCGCCGGAGGCCGCCGGGGAGTTTCTGGCCGAGGCATTTTCCGAATTGATCCGGCGGTCCCCGTCCGTCAAGGAGCGCATTGCGCATCGCTGGCGGTTTGCCCAGGCCCGGAATCCGCTGGGCGATTCAGCGGGTTTCATTGAAAGTGATGACATCCTCTGCGCCGGCGACTGGGTTGCCGATGGCCGGGTTGAAGGGGCCTGGCACAGCGGCCGCGCCGCCGCCCGACAGCTCGTCACTCGGGCGGGGAAACACTCGACAGTCTTTTGA
- the glnD gene encoding [protein-PII] uridylyltransferase, translating to MATLPSETQTSPIDRQLLDLIDLDHRLAAGADITEALRGALSEADETLAARFLEGTPAATLVPQRAAVMDAIVIRLWRHTTGSAGQRAAVVAVGGYGRGELHPASDTDLMVLVPEVADADLEDRLRDFITSLWDVGVEVGHSVRTGEECRVEAEKDITVATNLMEARLLAGNEALFHDMEAATSPFQVWPGPAFFEAKWAEQQARHQRYHDTAYNLEPNLKESPGGLRDIHMIGWVAKRHFNVASLAGLVELGFLSETEFEALRHGTHFLWDVRFALHLQAGRREDRLLFEHQTDLARQFGYKDTEHTLAVEQFMQRYYRTIMHLNRLNEMLLQLYQESILYADDGEKPRLINKRFQVKRGFIEVTHRSIFNRYPFAMLELFLLMQQHPEIRGIRASTVRLLRENRDRINVDFRSDLRVRSLFMEIFRQPLGITHALRRMHGHGILGRYIPAFAEITGRMQYDLFHVYTVDTHTLMVIRNLRRFALALDGEDSRLLEQIHARLPKPELVYLAGLFHDIAKGRGGDHSELGAEDAYQFCLEHGLSRYDCRLVAWLVRKHLRMSMTAQRRDISDPDVIEAFAAEMGDHTHLDYLYLLTVADIRATDPKLWNSWRSALLRELYSRTSRALRRGLGESVDQDELIEEAQARARVLLRRDGLHHMTVRSIWRHFTPDYFLRYTPEEVAWHTAAIHSAGSAAHEPLILIEPGTRRGGTEVFIYTRDQANIFALAVSAFDQLGLDIQDARIITTTNGYTLDSFLVLDERLADDTMDDDRLTTIRATLTDNLQRSAPQEPANRGLPRRLRHFSTDTQLDFADTDSSGRTPLEMITGDQPGLLARVGQVFARHGVRVQNAKIATIGERAEDVFFLTDAESQPLSRGLRQQLRGDLLALFEDDADVMRRGDGV from the coding sequence GTGGCAACGCTCCCTTCCGAAACCCAGACCTCGCCCATCGACCGGCAACTGCTGGATCTAATCGATCTTGATCACCGTCTGGCGGCGGGCGCCGATATTACCGAAGCCCTCCGCGGCGCCCTGTCCGAGGCCGATGAAACCCTCGCAGCGCGTTTCCTGGAGGGCACGCCGGCGGCGACACTGGTCCCCCAACGGGCGGCGGTCATGGACGCCATCGTCATCCGACTCTGGCGTCACACCACCGGCTCGGCGGGTCAACGCGCTGCGGTCGTGGCCGTGGGCGGTTATGGCCGCGGCGAATTGCACCCTGCCTCAGACACCGACCTGATGGTACTGGTACCCGAGGTCGCCGATGCAGACCTGGAGGACCGCCTTCGCGACTTCATTACTTCTCTCTGGGACGTGGGGGTGGAAGTCGGACACAGTGTTCGCACCGGCGAGGAATGTCGCGTTGAGGCCGAAAAAGACATCACCGTGGCGACCAACCTGATGGAGGCCCGACTGCTGGCGGGCAACGAAGCGTTGTTTCATGACATGGAGGCCGCCACCAGTCCGTTCCAGGTCTGGCCCGGTCCCGCCTTCTTCGAAGCGAAATGGGCCGAGCAGCAGGCCCGGCACCAGCGCTACCACGACACTGCCTACAACCTGGAACCGAACCTCAAGGAAAGCCCCGGCGGGCTTCGCGATATTCACATGATCGGCTGGGTGGCCAAGCGGCATTTCAACGTCGCCTCACTAGCCGGGCTGGTGGAACTGGGGTTTCTCAGCGAGACGGAATTCGAAGCGCTGCGACATGGCACCCACTTCCTCTGGGACGTGCGTTTCGCCCTTCATCTGCAGGCCGGGCGCCGGGAAGACCGGCTGCTCTTCGAGCATCAGACCGACCTCGCCCGTCAGTTCGGTTACAAGGACACCGAGCACACCCTGGCGGTCGAGCAGTTCATGCAGCGCTACTACCGCACGATCATGCACCTCAATCGACTTAACGAGATGCTGCTACAGCTCTACCAGGAGTCGATTCTGTATGCCGATGACGGCGAGAAACCGCGACTGATCAACAAGCGCTTTCAGGTCAAGCGCGGTTTTATTGAGGTCACCCATCGAAGTATCTTCAACCGCTATCCCTTTGCCATGCTTGAGCTTTTTCTGCTCATGCAGCAACACCCCGAGATCCGGGGGATTCGGGCTTCAACCGTGCGGCTGCTGCGGGAGAATCGGGATCGGATCAATGTCGATTTCCGGTCGGACCTGAGGGTCCGCAGCCTGTTCATGGAGATATTCCGCCAACCTTTGGGCATTACTCACGCGCTTCGCCGCATGCACGGCCACGGCATCCTGGGGCGCTATATTCCGGCGTTCGCGGAGATCACCGGACGCATGCAGTACGACCTCTTTCACGTCTACACCGTCGATACCCACACACTGATGGTGATTCGCAACCTGCGTCGCTTCGCGCTGGCGCTGGATGGCGAAGACAGTCGGCTGCTTGAACAGATTCATGCACGGCTTCCGAAACCGGAGCTGGTGTATCTGGCCGGCCTGTTCCACGACATCGCCAAGGGGCGGGGCGGCGACCACTCCGAGTTGGGTGCCGAGGATGCCTACCAGTTCTGCCTGGAGCACGGACTCTCGCGGTACGACTGCCGGCTGGTGGCCTGGCTGGTGCGCAAACACCTGCGCATGTCGATGACGGCCCAGCGCCGGGATATCAGCGACCCGGACGTGATCGAGGCGTTCGCCGCGGAAATGGGCGATCACACCCATCTGGACTATCTCTACCTGCTGACCGTTGCCGATATCCGGGCGACGGATCCGAAGCTCTGGAACAGCTGGCGCTCGGCCCTGCTGAGAGAGCTCTACAGCCGCACCAGCCGGGCGCTGCGCCGGGGCCTCGGGGAGTCCGTGGATCAGGATGAGTTGATTGAAGAAGCCCAGGCCCGGGCGCGAGTGCTGTTACGGCGGGACGGCCTGCACCATATGACCGTGCGCTCCATCTGGCGGCATTTCACCCCGGATTATTTCCTCCGCTATACCCCGGAGGAAGTGGCCTGGCACACCGCGGCGATTCACTCGGCGGGCAGCGCGGCCCATGAGCCCCTGATCCTGATCGAGCCGGGCACCCGCCGGGGCGGCACGGAGGTGTTCATCTACACCCGCGATCAGGCCAACATCTTTGCCCTTGCCGTGTCAGCGTTTGACCAGTTGGGCCTGGACATTCAGGACGCGCGGATCATCACCACCACCAATGGATACACGCTGGACAGTTTCCTGGTGCTCGATGAGCGGTTGGCCGACGACACCATGGATGATGATCGTCTAACCACAATCCGTGCCACCCTCACCGACAACCTGCAGCGCTCAGCGCCCCAGGAGCCGGCCAATCGGGGCTTGCCGCGACGGCTTCGGCACTTCAGCACCGATACGCAGTTGGACTTTGCGGACACTGACAGCAGTGGGCGGACCCCGCTGGAAATGATCACCGGTGACCAGCCCGGCTTGCTGGCGCGGGTGGGCCAGGTATTTGCCCGCCACGGAGTCCGGGTTCAGAACGCCAAGATCGCGACCATTGGCGAGCGCGCCGAAGACGTTTTCTTCCTCACCGATGCCGAGAGCCAGCCCCTGTCGCGGGGACTGCGCCAGCAACTTCGGGGCGATCTCCTGGCGCTTTTCGAGGACGACGCCGATGTCATGCGCCGCGGGGACGGTGTCTAG
- the dapC gene encoding succinyldiaminopimelate transaminase: MAVIGNPGLAELAPYPFERLRALLADTKPPADLEPVRLSIGEPQHPVPPLITDALKTGVAESLGRYPASAGSGELRETIASWIRQRYALPDQAMCAERHVLPVAGTREALFAVTQALLDPARRPLVLMPNPFYQIYEGAAWLAGGAPVYLNTWADGQGLPDLDAVSECTWARCGLIYLCSPGNPGGQVIPLGFWKRLFALQDRHGFVIAADECYSELYRDENQPPLGLLEACRQSGRDDFNGCLVFHSLSKRSNAPGLRAGFVAGDARLISHFARYRTYQGCALPLHSQDAAMAAWRDEAHVLANRDAYREKFRLASARLQGIAPYEEPAAGFYVWLPVPGGDEEDFTRRLYAARGVTVLPGRYLSRPTEQGDPGAGHVRLALVAPLGICEDALNRIRDFLTHQY; encoded by the coding sequence ATGGCCGTGATCGGTAACCCCGGCCTGGCCGAACTGGCGCCCTATCCCTTCGAACGGCTGAGGGCGCTGCTGGCGGACACCAAGCCCCCCGCCGACCTTGAGCCGGTGCGTCTGTCCATTGGCGAGCCCCAGCACCCGGTGCCCCCCCTGATTACCGACGCGCTGAAAACCGGTGTGGCGGAAAGCCTCGGCCGCTACCCGGCCTCCGCCGGCAGCGGCGAGCTCAGGGAAACCATCGCCAGCTGGATTCGTCAACGATATGCCCTGCCCGATCAGGCGATGTGCGCCGAGCGGCATGTGCTGCCAGTGGCCGGCACCCGGGAAGCCCTGTTTGCGGTGACACAGGCCCTGCTGGATCCCGCCCGTCGCCCGCTGGTGCTGATGCCCAACCCGTTCTATCAGATTTATGAGGGCGCTGCCTGGCTGGCCGGTGGCGCGCCGGTGTACTTGAACACCTGGGCCGATGGACAAGGGCTCCCGGATCTCGATGCCGTCAGTGAGTGCACGTGGGCGCGATGTGGCCTCATATATCTCTGCAGCCCGGGTAACCCCGGCGGACAAGTCATTCCGCTGGGCTTCTGGAAACGTCTGTTTGCGCTACAGGATCGGCATGGCTTCGTGATCGCCGCGGACGAGTGCTACAGCGAACTTTATCGGGATGAAAACCAGCCGCCGTTGGGATTGCTGGAAGCCTGCCGGCAGTCGGGCCGTGATGACTTCAACGGTTGCCTGGTCTTTCATAGCCTTTCCAAGCGATCCAATGCGCCCGGTCTACGGGCCGGCTTCGTCGCCGGCGACGCCCGGTTGATCAGCCATTTTGCGCGCTACCGGACTTATCAGGGCTGCGCCCTGCCGCTCCATAGCCAGGACGCCGCGATGGCCGCCTGGCGCGATGAGGCCCATGTGCTTGCCAATCGTGACGCCTATCGGGAGAAATTCCGGCTGGCGTCCGCCCGGCTTCAAGGCATCGCGCCCTATGAAGAGCCCGCCGCGGGTTTCTACGTCTGGCTGCCGGTGCCGGGGGGTGACGAGGAGGACTTCACCCGTCGGCTGTATGCGGCCCGGGGGGTCACCGTGCTTCCGGGCCGGTATCTGTCTCGACCCACCGAGCAGGGCGACCCGGGAGCCGGGCATGTCCGGCTCGCACTGGTGGCGCCGTTGGGCATCTGCGAGGATGCCTTGAACAGAATTCGCGATTTTCTGACCCATCAATATTGA
- the dapD gene encoding 2,3,4,5-tetrahydropyridine-2,6-dicarboxylate N-succinyltransferase translates to MTSPQAVIEQAFERRTELTPENVAPEIREAVEAALSQLDRGEARVAEKKEGQWQVNQWLKKAVLLSFRLTANQRLRGGETDYFDKVALKYADYNSQDFEADGVRVVPPAAARRGSYIAPGVVLMPSYVNIGAYVDTGTMVDTWATVGSCAQIGRNVHLSGGAGIGGVLEPLQAGPTIIEDDCFIGARSEIVEGVIVREGAVISMGVFIGQSTKIYNRETGEVTFGEVPPGAVVVPGSLPSTDGSYSLSCAVIIKQVDAKTRSKVGLNELLRP, encoded by the coding sequence ATGACCTCGCCCCAGGCCGTTATCGAACAAGCCTTTGAACGCCGGACGGAGCTGACCCCTGAGAATGTTGCCCCGGAAATACGGGAAGCGGTGGAGGCGGCTCTGTCCCAGCTGGATCGGGGCGAGGCCCGAGTCGCGGAGAAAAAAGAGGGGCAGTGGCAGGTCAATCAGTGGCTCAAAAAGGCCGTGCTGCTCTCCTTTCGACTCACCGCCAATCAGCGCCTGCGGGGCGGTGAGACGGACTACTTCGACAAGGTTGCTCTGAAGTACGCGGATTACAACAGCCAGGACTTTGAGGCCGACGGCGTTCGCGTGGTGCCGCCCGCGGCGGCCCGCCGGGGCTCCTATATCGCCCCCGGCGTGGTGTTGATGCCCTCGTATGTCAACATCGGCGCGTATGTCGACACCGGTACCATGGTGGACACCTGGGCCACCGTGGGTTCCTGCGCCCAGATTGGGCGTAACGTCCACCTGTCCGGCGGAGCCGGAATCGGTGGCGTGCTTGAGCCGCTGCAGGCCGGCCCGACGATTATCGAGGACGATTGCTTTATCGGTGCCCGCTCGGAGATTGTCGAAGGGGTCATCGTCCGGGAAGGCGCGGTGATTTCCATGGGCGTGTTCATTGGCCAGAGTACCAAGATCTACAACCGCGAAACCGGTGAAGTGACATTTGGTGAGGTTCCGCCAGGGGCGGTGGTGGTGCCTGGCAGCCTGCCCTCCACCGACGGCAGCTACAGCCTGTCCTGCGCCGTCATTATTAAACAGGTGGATGCCAAAACCCGCAGCAAAGTCGGGCTGAATGAGCTCCTGCGGCCGTGA
- the dapB gene encoding 4-hydroxy-tetrahydrodipicolinate reductase has protein sequence MTSVGILGADGRMGRALIRRLADEADLELGAAVVPPGSERVGDDAGEVAGAGSAGIALIDGPREAARQCAVLIDFTLPEALDANLAAAVAEGVSLVIGTTGLNGSQQAAIQQASEVVPLVQAANYSSGITLMHRLVAMAAGALGEDYDVEIVEAHHRHKQDAPSGTALALGETAAAVRNVSLDTRGVRSRDGITGARQPGDIGFQTLRGGDIVGEHTVMLAGEGERIELTHRASSRDTFAMGALRAARWLMGQKPGLYNMEDVLGLRHSVR, from the coding sequence ATGACTAGCGTAGGCATTCTCGGAGCGGACGGCAGAATGGGCCGGGCGCTCATTCGCAGACTGGCGGACGAAGCGGATCTAGAGCTGGGCGCCGCCGTGGTACCGCCCGGCAGCGAGCGGGTGGGAGACGATGCCGGCGAGGTCGCCGGCGCAGGCAGTGCGGGGATCGCGCTCATTGACGGCCCCCGGGAGGCCGCCCGGCAATGTGCGGTGCTCATCGACTTCACCCTGCCGGAGGCGCTGGATGCCAACCTCGCCGCGGCAGTGGCCGAGGGGGTGTCCCTGGTGATCGGCACCACCGGACTGAACGGGTCACAGCAGGCCGCGATTCAGCAGGCGAGCGAGGTGGTGCCGCTGGTTCAGGCCGCCAATTACAGCAGCGGCATCACGCTGATGCATCGACTGGTCGCCATGGCCGCCGGGGCACTTGGCGAGGATTACGATGTCGAAATTGTCGAGGCCCATCATCGTCACAAGCAGGATGCGCCCTCGGGCACCGCCCTGGCATTGGGCGAGACGGCAGCCGCGGTGCGGAATGTGTCACTGGACACTCGTGGAGTGAGAAGTCGAGATGGCATCACCGGCGCGCGGCAGCCCGGCGACATTGGCTTTCAGACCCTGAGAGGCGGCGATATTGTCGGTGAGCACACGGTGATGCTGGCGGGTGAGGGCGAGCGCATCGAGCTGACTCACCGGGCCTCGAGTCGAGACACATTCGCCATGGGCGCACTGCGAGCGGCACGCTGGCTCATGGGGCAGAAGCCCGGCCTCTACAACATGGAGGATGTGCTGGGCCTGCGCCATTCCGTGCGCTGA
- the dnaJ gene encoding molecular chaperone DnaJ, translating into MAKRDYYDILGVSQNASESDLKKAYRRLAMKYHPDRNPGDEQAETQFKEAKEAYEVLSDPQKRAAYDQFGHAGVDQSAGGGPGGGGFGRGGADFSDIFSDVFGDIFGGGGGRGGGSRAFRGADLRYRMEVTLEEAVQGVEREIRIPTQVRCSACDGSGAAPGSTPETCPTCQGHGDVRVQQGFFSIQQTCPRCGGSGQIISDPCRQCGGDGMVPDQKTLQVRIPAGVDTGDRIRLAGEGEPGENGGPAGDLYVEVSVRSHPIFTRDGADLRCEIPVSVTTAALGGEIEVPTLDGRVSLRIPPGTQSGKVFRVRGKGVKPVRGGAQGDLLCRVLVETPVNLTERQKELLEELADTLEKNGEHHNPRGSSWLDSVRKFFEGMKFGND; encoded by the coding sequence ATGGCGAAACGCGATTATTACGACATTCTCGGAGTCTCTCAGAACGCCTCGGAAAGCGATCTGAAAAAGGCGTACCGACGGCTTGCCATGAAATATCACCCGGACCGTAATCCCGGGGATGAACAGGCGGAAACGCAGTTCAAGGAGGCCAAGGAAGCCTACGAGGTCCTCAGCGATCCGCAAAAACGCGCCGCTTACGACCAGTTTGGTCACGCCGGTGTGGACCAGAGTGCGGGCGGCGGCCCGGGCGGCGGCGGTTTCGGTCGTGGCGGTGCCGATTTCTCGGATATCTTTTCGGACGTCTTTGGGGACATCTTTGGCGGTGGTGGCGGCCGGGGTGGCGGCTCCCGGGCCTTTCGCGGCGCGGATCTGCGCTATCGCATGGAGGTGACCCTGGAAGAGGCGGTGCAGGGCGTGGAGCGCGAGATCCGCATTCCCACCCAGGTGCGCTGTTCCGCCTGTGACGGCAGCGGGGCAGCCCCGGGCAGCACGCCGGAAACCTGCCCCACCTGTCAGGGCCATGGCGATGTCAGGGTCCAGCAGGGTTTTTTCTCTATCCAGCAGACGTGCCCGCGCTGCGGCGGCAGCGGTCAGATCATTTCCGATCCCTGCCGTCAGTGTGGTGGCGACGGCATGGTGCCCGATCAGAAAACTCTGCAGGTGCGAATTCCTGCGGGTGTTGATACCGGAGACCGCATCCGGCTCGCTGGCGAGGGCGAGCCCGGCGAGAATGGCGGACCGGCCGGTGACCTTTATGTGGAGGTCAGCGTGCGCTCGCATCCCATTTTCACGCGGGATGGCGCCGATTTGCGGTGCGAAATCCCGGTGAGTGTGACCACCGCCGCTTTGGGCGGCGAGATTGAAGTGCCAACGCTGGACGGACGCGTGAGTCTGCGCATCCCTCCCGGTACCCAGTCCGGCAAGGTATTCCGGGTCCGCGGCAAGGGCGTGAAACCGGTGCGTGGCGGCGCCCAGGGGGATCTGCTCTGCCGGGTACTGGTGGAGACACCGGTCAACCTGACCGAGCGGCAGAAGGAGCTGCTTGAGGAACTCGCTGACACCCTTGAGAAGAATGGCGAGCACCATAATCCCCGAGGCAGCTCCTGGCTGGATTCGGTCCGAAAGTTCTTTGAAGGGATGAAGTTCGGCAATGACTAG
- the dapE gene encoding succinyl-diaminopimelate desuccinylase codes for MIPAGDVLGLTEALVRRASVTPRDEGCQALIGERLESVGFRLHDLSRGAVSNLLALREADAASDAATGPVPLLLFLGHTDVVPPGPLEQWQTPPFEPTHRNGMLHGRGTADMKGSVAAWVTACERYLTATSSCPLRLGVLLTSDEEGPAQDGIRAVAPALPDLVGEVDWCLVGEPSSHQRIADTIRVGRRGSLSGAIRVPGRQGHVAYPEQADNPIHRLAPFLAALGAEVWDAGTELFPPTSLQITGIDADTDAGNVIPGGASARFNIRFSPALDAEAIQRRIEAIRLAEAPAASIDWHLSAEPFESQPGPLRQAVEEEVADCLGASPHANTAGGTSDGRFIAPLGAEVVELGPVNATIHQIDERVAAADLETLTRLYEGIIKRLSSVSPPE; via the coding sequence GTGATTCCCGCGGGTGATGTCCTCGGCCTGACCGAGGCACTGGTCCGTCGAGCATCCGTGACCCCCCGGGATGAGGGCTGCCAGGCCCTCATCGGTGAGCGCCTGGAATCGGTGGGATTCCGCCTCCATGACCTCTCCCGGGGAGCCGTCAGCAACCTGCTCGCCCTGCGAGAAGCGGATGCGGCGTCAGATGCCGCTACAGGTCCGGTGCCGCTGCTGCTGTTCCTTGGGCACACCGATGTGGTGCCTCCCGGCCCCCTCGAGCAGTGGCAGACACCACCCTTTGAGCCAACACACCGAAACGGGATGCTCCACGGACGCGGCACCGCGGACATGAAAGGCAGTGTCGCCGCATGGGTCACCGCCTGTGAGCGGTACCTGACCGCCACCTCCTCGTGTCCTCTCAGGCTCGGGGTGCTTCTCACCAGTGATGAGGAAGGCCCGGCGCAGGATGGCATTCGGGCCGTGGCGCCCGCCCTGCCCGATCTGGTGGGCGAAGTGGACTGGTGCCTGGTCGGGGAACCGAGCAGCCACCAGCGAATCGCGGACACCATTCGAGTGGGCCGGCGGGGCTCGCTCAGCGGGGCCATACGCGTTCCCGGCCGTCAGGGTCATGTCGCTTACCCGGAGCAGGCAGACAATCCCATTCATCGACTGGCGCCTTTTCTGGCAGCACTCGGCGCCGAGGTCTGGGATGCCGGTACGGAGCTGTTCCCCCCCACCAGTCTTCAGATCACCGGCATCGATGCGGACACCGACGCGGGTAATGTCATCCCGGGCGGCGCCAGCGCCCGTTTCAACATTCGATTTTCCCCGGCGCTGGATGCCGAGGCCATCCAGAGGCGGATCGAAGCCATCCGACTGGCCGAGGCACCCGCGGCTTCCATTGACTGGCACCTGTCGGCGGAACCCTTTGAGAGCCAGCCCGGACCGCTCCGGCAGGCGGTGGAGGAGGAAGTGGCAGACTGCCTGGGCGCTAGCCCCCACGCCAACACCGCCGGCGGGACCTCCGATGGCCGTTTCATCGCACCACTGGGCGCAGAAGTCGTCGAGCTGGGACCCGTGAACGCCACCATCCATCAAATCGACGAGCGGGTGGCCGCGGCAGACCTGGAGACCCTGACCCGCCTTTATGAAGGGATTATCAAAAGACTGTCGAGTGTTTCCCCGCCCGAGTGA
- the dnaK gene encoding molecular chaperone DnaK codes for MAKIIGIDLGTTNSCVAVMEGGSSRVIENAEGDRTTPSTVAFTEDGEVLVGAAAKRQAVTNPENTLHAIKRLIGRKFEEDVVQRDVREMPYSIVKADNSDAWVEVRGKKMAPPEISARVLQKMKSTVEDYLGEEITEAVITVPAYFNDSQRQATKDAGRIAGLEVKRIINEPTAAALAYGLDKKGGDRKVAVYDLGGGTFDVSIIEIAEVEGEHQFEVLSTNGDTFLGGEDFDRAVIDYLIAEFKKDQGIDLSGDRLALQRLKEAAEKAKIELSSAQQTEINLPYITADQAGPKHLNLKLTRAKLESLVEGLVKRTIKPCEVALNDAGLKAGEIDEVILVGGQTRTPKVQEAVKDFFGKEPRRDVNPDEAVAIGAAIQGGVLGGDVKDVLLLDVTPLSLGIETLGGVMTKLIEKNTTIPTKANQVFSTAEDNQSAVTVHVLQGEREMAADNKSLGKFDLKDIPPAPRGVPQIEVTFDIDANGILHVTARDKGTGKEQSIQIRASSGLSEDEIERMVSDAESHAEEDRKARELVEARNQADNLVHAARKSLDEVGDKASADEKKAVEDAIAEVEEAMKGSDKDAIDAKTQSLAEASGKLAEKLYQDASSGGAADGESAGDGQSSRQDDVVDAEFEEVRDNDKDDDRK; via the coding sequence ATGGCAAAGATTATCGGCATTGACCTGGGAACCACCAATTCCTGCGTCGCCGTTATGGAAGGCGGTTCGTCCCGCGTGATCGAAAACGCCGAGGGCGATCGCACGACGCCATCGACGGTGGCATTCACCGAGGACGGCGAAGTCCTGGTGGGGGCGGCGGCCAAACGGCAGGCGGTCACCAATCCGGAAAACACCCTCCACGCCATCAAGCGTCTGATCGGGCGCAAGTTCGAGGAAGACGTGGTGCAGCGCGATGTGCGCGAGATGCCTTACAGCATCGTCAAGGCGGACAACAGCGACGCCTGGGTTGAAGTCCGCGGCAAGAAAATGGCGCCGCCGGAAATCTCGGCGCGGGTGCTTCAGAAAATGAAGAGCACCGTCGAAGACTATCTGGGCGAGGAAATCACGGAGGCGGTGATTACCGTTCCCGCCTATTTCAACGACTCCCAGCGACAGGCCACCAAGGACGCGGGCCGAATTGCCGGCCTTGAGGTCAAGCGGATCATTAATGAGCCCACCGCGGCCGCCCTGGCCTACGGGCTGGATAAAAAGGGCGGTGATCGCAAAGTGGCGGTCTACGATCTTGGCGGCGGCACCTTCGACGTTTCCATTATCGAAATCGCCGAGGTGGAAGGCGAGCACCAGTTCGAGGTGTTGTCCACCAATGGTGACACGTTCCTGGGTGGTGAAGACTTCGACCGGGCCGTCATCGATTATCTGATTGCGGAATTCAAGAAGGATCAGGGAATTGATCTCTCCGGCGACCGACTGGCGCTGCAGCGCCTGAAAGAAGCCGCGGAGAAGGCCAAGATTGAGCTGTCTTCGGCGCAGCAGACGGAGATCAACCTGCCCTATATCACGGCGGATCAGGCCGGTCCCAAGCACCTTAACCTCAAGCTCACCCGCGCCAAGCTCGAGAGCCTGGTGGAGGGGCTGGTCAAGCGGACCATCAAGCCCTGCGAAGTGGCCCTCAATGATGCCGGGCTCAAGGCCGGCGAAATCGATGAAGTCATCCTGGTGGGTGGTCAGACCCGGACCCCCAAGGTTCAGGAAGCCGTGAAGGATTTCTTTGGCAAGGAGCCGCGCCGCGACGTCAACCCGGATGAGGCCGTGGCCATCGGTGCGGCGATTCAGGGTGGCGTGCTTGGCGGTGACGTCAAGGATGTGCTGCTGCTGGACGTCACGCCCCTCTCTCTGGGTATCGAAACCCTGGGTGGCGTGATGACCAAGCTCATCGAGAAGAACACCACCATTCCCACCAAGGCGAATCAGGTGTTCTCCACCGCCGAAGACAATCAGAGCGCAGTCACCGTGCACGTCCTGCAGGGCGAGCGCGAGATGGCGGCGGACAACAAGTCACTGGGTAAATTCGATCTCAAGGACATCCCGCCGGCTCCCCGCGGCGTCCCCCAGATCGAGGTGACCTTCGACATCGATGCCAACGGCATTCTTCATGTCACGGCACGGGACAAGGGCACCGGCAAGGAGCAGTCCATCCAGATTCGGGCCTCCAGCGGTCTGTCCGAGGACGAAATCGAGCGCATGGTCTCGGATGCCGAATCCCATGCCGAAGAGGATCGCAAGGCGCGGGAACTGGTGGAGGCGCGCAACCAGGCAGACAACCTGGTGCACGCGGCCCGCAAGAGCCTGGACGAGGTCGGCGACAAGGCCTCCGCGGACGAGAAAAAGGCCGTGGAAGACGCCATTGCCGAGGTCGAGGAGGCCATGAAGGGCAGTGACAAGGACGCCATTGACGCCAAGACCCAGTCTCTGGCGGAAGCCTCCGGCAAATTGGCCGAGAAGCTCTACCAGGACGCCTCTTCCGGCGGAGCGGCCGATGGCGAGTCGGCCGGTGACGGCCAGTCATCCAGGCAGGATGACGTGGTGGACGCGGAATTCGAAGAGGTCCGCGACAACGACAAGGACGACGACCGGAAGTAA